A stretch of the Caldisalinibacter kiritimatiensis genome encodes the following:
- the cas2 gene encoding CRISPR-associated endonuclease Cas2 has product MFVILTYDVGEKRVNKVRKHLKKYLIWTQNSVFEGEITDGKLKKCLSELNHILNREEDSLYVYEVKSPKFITKTIYGQEKNIDELFL; this is encoded by the coding sequence ATGTTTGTTATACTAACATATGATGTAGGTGAAAAACGGGTAAATAAGGTCAGAAAACATCTGAAAAAATATTTGATATGGACCCAGAATTCGGTGTTTGAGGGAGAAATTACAGATGGAAAATTAAAAAAATGTTTATCCGAATTAAATCATATACTGAATAGAGAAGAGGATTCTTTATATGTATATGAAGTTAAGTCACCAAAGTTTATTACAAAAACTATTTATGGACAAGAAAAAAATATAGATGAATTATTTT